TCTGAGGAATTTGATATTGTTAGGGTGATGAAAACGTTGTTAGAATCATTGACTTCAATGGCTTCAGATAAGAATGACTTGAACGAGCTGCAAGTTGAAGTGAAGAAGAAGCTGTCTAAGAATAGATTTCTGATAGTTCTAGATGATGTTTGGAATGAGAACTATAACGACTGGATGGCTCTTCGCAGTCCTTTTGAAGCAGGTTCTCCAGAAAGTAAAATCATCGTTACAACCCGTAATCAACCAGTTGCATCAACGATGGGAACTGTTCCTGCTTTCCAGTTGAAAGAAATGTCGTATGATCATTGTTTGTCTTTGTTCGCACAACATGCTCTAGGGAGTACAAATTTTGATAATCATCCAAATTTAAAAGTAGTTGGTGAGGCAATTGTGAAAAGGTGTAAGGGCTTGCCTTTGGCTGTGAAAACCCTTGCAGGCCTATTGCGCTGCAAAACGGGTTATCATGAATGGGAAAATATACTGAATAGCAAGATATGGGATTTACCAGAAAAAAATTGTGATATTCTACCAGCCCTGAAGTTGAGCTACTATTATCTTCCTTCTCATTTGAAACAATGTTTTGCTTACTGTTCATTGTTCCCCAAGGACTATGAATTTCAAAAGGATGAAGTAGTTCATTTATGGATAGGTGAAGGTTTTATCCATCAACCAAAGGGAATGAAGGAAGTGGAAGACTTGGGTTCTGagtattttcatgatttattaTCGAGGTCCTTTTTTCAACAATCAAGTGTTAGTAAATCTTGTTACATGATGCATGACCTCATCAACGATTTAGCTCAATATGTTGCTGGGGAAGTTTGCTTTAGGTTGGAGGACAAGGTTAATAGCAATGGGCAGTACAATGTTTCTGAGAGGGTTCGTCACTCCTCATTCATTCGTCAGAAGTATGATGTCTTCAGAAAATTTGAACCCTTCTACAAAACAAAATGCTTAAGAACATTCCTAGCTTTACCTGTATTTGTGCCAGATCTGGAAGTAGAATGCTATTTAACTAATAAAGTGTTCCAAGACCTGCTGGCAAAACTTGGTTGCTTAAGGGTGCTATCTTTGACTGGTTATTGCATCAGTGAGCTGCCAGATTGTATTGGCGATCTCAGTCACTTACGGTACCTGAATTTGTCTCGCACTAAAATTATATACTTACCTGAGTCACTGTGTGCTCTCTGCAATTTACAGACATTAGACTTGAGTCATTGTAAGAATCTTACTAAATTGCCTCAAGGAATGGGGAATTTAATTAGCCTCCATTATCTAAATATTGTACGTACTGATAATATGACAGAGATGCCACTTCATATCGGTAAGTTGATCAATCTCAAGAAGCTGTCAAAGTTTATTGTGGCAAAAGGCAATGGGCGTAGGATAACAGAGCTGAAAGGCCTGTCTCATCTTCAAGGGCAGCTTTCATTATTTGACCTGCAAAATGTGGCTGAGATTCGAGATGTAAGGGTTGCCAATTTAAAGGAGAAACGTGGACTTGACGATTTAATAATGAAATGGAGTAGTGCTCCGAATGATATTCGGAGTGAAGTAGATGAATTTGAAGTTCTTGACATGCTAGAACCCCATCAAAATCTAAAGAAACTCAGCATATTCTTTTATGAAGGATCAAAGTTCCCATCTTGGATTGGGAATCCTTCTTTTGTTAATATGGTGTATCTAAATCTCTGTGATTGTTCAAACATAACATCATTACCTTCACTTGGGAGATTACCTCTCCTCAAGGACTTACACATTGAGAGAATGCGTGGAGTAACTCTGGTGGATTCTGAATTTTACGGGGCTACTCCTTATTCTGATAAGCTTTTTCCATCCCTAGAGACTCTAACATTTAGAGAAATGTCGAAGTGGGAGAAATGGTTTCAACCTTTGGAGTTTGAAGCTGCAGAAAAAGTATTCCCCTATCTTCATCAACTTGTGTTGCAGAGTTGTCCAAAGTTGGTAGGCGATTTGCCCAACCTGCTTACTTCCCTCATAAAGCTTTCCATTTTTGAGTGCCCATTGCTCACAGCACCAACTCTGAGTCTCCCATCTCTTCGTGAGTTGAATTTAGAACAATGTGATGAGCGGTTTCTTACAAGGCTCAAGGACCTCACTGCTCTCACTAGGTTGAAAATTGAGAACATTTCCAATCTTTCTTGCTTACCTCAAGACTTTACCTGCTTGGTATCACTTCAAGTTCTTGAGGTTGAAGATTGTGGTGAACTGAGATCCCTGTGGCAAGAAGGTGCCGGATTTGAAAACCTTTCTTGTTTGAAGCGCTTAGCAGTCATAAAGTGTCCTCAACTGTTGCAGTTGATAGATGAAGACGAAGAGCTGCCCTCCAGCCTAGAGTATATTGAAATAGAAGATTGCAGTAACCTGGTGAAGCTTCCAAAAGGGATGCAGAAGCTTAGAACATTGAAAGAC
The Gossypium raimondii isolate GPD5lz chromosome 8, ASM2569854v1, whole genome shotgun sequence DNA segment above includes these coding regions:
- the LOC105791747 gene encoding putative disease resistance RPP13-like protein 1, producing MDCGAAVVVENIISSLLETLSEELVSPMLLEFARKEQLHNYFNNWQTILLKIQAVLEDAEERQFTDRFVKIWLNDLKDLVYDIEDVLDDFSTVALRKNSKEESQTIIGKIRKYVYSFFDQFTFKYSLAAQIKEITARMQKVVKQKDDLGLIERIGGSRNRGQRRIASTSLVNKSLVFGRESDKDFIINKLLFGEEESCEGGVRVIPIVGMGGLGKTTLAQLVYNDDRVKTFFKLRAWVCVSEEFDIVRVMKTLLESLTSMASDKNDLNELQVEVKKKLSKNRFLIVLDDVWNENYNDWMALRSPFEAGSPESKIIVTTRNQPVASTMGTVPAFQLKEMSYDHCLSLFAQHALGSTNFDNHPNLKVVGEAIVKRCKGLPLAVKTLAGLLRCKTGYHEWENILNSKIWDLPEKNCDILPALKLSYYYLPSHLKQCFAYCSLFPKDYEFQKDEVVHLWIGEGFIHQPKGMKEVEDLGSEYFHDLLSRSFFQQSSVSKSCYMMHDLINDLAQYVAGEVCFRLEDKVNSNGQYNVSERVRHSSFIRQKYDVFRKFEPFYKTKCLRTFLALPVFVPDLEVECYLTNKVFQDLLAKLGCLRVLSLTGYCISELPDCIGDLSHLRYLNLSRTKIIYLPESLCALCNLQTLDLSHCKNLTKLPQGMGNLISLHYLNIVRTDNMTEMPLHIGKLINLKKLSKFIVAKGNGRRITELKGLSHLQGQLSLFDLQNVAEIRDVRVANLKEKRGLDDLIMKWSSAPNDIRSEVDEFEVLDMLEPHQNLKKLSIFFYEGSKFPSWIGNPSFVNMVYLNLCDCSNITSLPSLGRLPLLKDLHIERMRGVTLVDSEFYGATPYSDKLFPSLETLTFREMSKWEKWFQPLEFEAAEKVFPYLHQLVLQSCPKLVGDLPNLLTSLIKLSIFECPLLTAPTLSLPSLRELNLEQCDERFLTRLKDLTALTRLKIENISNLSCLPQDFTCLVSLQVLEVEDCGELRSLWQEGAGFENLSCLKRLAVIKCPQLLQLIDEDEELPSSLEYIEIEDCSNLVKLPKGMQKLRTLKDLHIKWCPKLLSFPSESLPSLLKNLVILECTSLQSLPKGVVHDGSSSITRCHLKQLEIVGCPSLLFPSGELPAALKRLEIWDCDWLDYIPERLLPNSRSLEFIQIGNCKNLRALPHCLSTFEHLTELHVNQCSSLEYFPESGLPIHNLRALLMFECENLKSLPNRMHDLTTLQHLTVSDCPCIETFPEGGFPPNLLSLTILGCKQLKLRRAMWHLHKLTSLKDLIVGDFDRDMVSFPEDFTIPPNLVHLQIRGLPKLKSISEGLLDLISLEALDVWNCPNLQCLPEKGLPITLGVLHIRNCPLLEEECRNEKGAYWPIISNLPRVRINYVDIR